In a single window of the Limnochorda sp. L945t genome:
- a CDS encoding ABC transporter ATP-binding protein codes for MPPLLRGRSSRAPGRLRRRIAPWFAEEQRSGRMRAIDPELAARVFPGALSMAFVSLWAVGAELMQLAIEAEGLVRRFGQVTALDGLSLEVEHGVTFGLIGPNGAGKTTFIRMVVGLDRPQAGQVRVLGRTMPDPVVLAEIGYMPQADALYPDLTALENLAFFGAIFGLTGATLRERMDEVLALVGLSAVAGRLVEHFSGGMRRRLSLAAALLHRPALLVLDEPTVGVDPELRQAFWEHFATLARQGTTVLVSTHHMDEARRCGRLALMRAGRVLACGTPAQLLRRAGTDDMEEAFLRFAAGSAAGEEVSGEGSPGREVRGPGRNGR; via the coding sequence TTGCCGCCGCTGCTCCGAGGCCGTTCGTCGCGGGCTCCCGGACGCCTGCGACGGCGCATCGCACCCTGGTTTGCCGAGGAGCAGCGTTCCGGCAGGATGCGCGCCATCGACCCGGAGCTTGCTGCCCGGGTGTTTCCGGGGGCCCTCTCGATGGCGTTCGTTTCGCTGTGGGCGGTCGGGGCGGAGCTCATGCAGCTAGCGATTGAGGCAGAGGGGCTGGTACGGCGCTTCGGGCAGGTCACGGCGCTGGACGGCCTGTCACTCGAGGTGGAGCATGGAGTCACCTTCGGGCTCATCGGGCCCAACGGCGCCGGTAAGACCACATTCATACGCATGGTGGTGGGGCTCGATCGGCCGCAGGCGGGACAGGTGCGGGTGCTGGGCCGCACCATGCCCGATCCCGTCGTGCTGGCGGAGATCGGCTACATGCCGCAGGCGGACGCGCTCTACCCCGACCTCACGGCCCTGGAAAACCTGGCCTTCTTCGGCGCCATCTTCGGCCTTACAGGTGCCACCCTGCGAGAGCGTATGGACGAGGTACTCGCCCTGGTGGGCCTGTCCGCTGTCGCCGGACGGCTGGTGGAGCACTTCAGCGGCGGCATGCGGCGACGGCTGTCGCTCGCCGCGGCCCTGCTGCACCGCCCGGCCCTGCTCGTGCTGGATGAGCCGACGGTCGGCGTCGACCCGGAGTTGCGGCAGGCGTTTTGGGAACATTTCGCGACCCTGGCCCGGCAGGGCACGACGGTGCTCGTCTCGACCCACCACATGGACGAGGCGCGGCGTTGCGGGCGCCTCGCGCTGATGCGGGCCGGCCGGGTGCTGGCGTGCGGGACGCCGGCGCAACTCCTGCGGCGGGCGGGCACGGACGACATGGAGGAGGCGTTCTTGCGCTTTGCGGCCGGCAGTGCAGCCGGGGAAGAGGTATCCGGGGAAGGGTCGCCCGGGAGAGAGGTGCGGGGGCCAGGGAGGAATGGGCGATGA
- a CDS encoding ABC transporter permease: protein MNVSSTSGTSHPPGGWGASLRRTQAVAVRVMRQLWRDRRTLALMFVIPVLLMLLITYLLEGPSEAPTVAVVAPTQRLAGWAVQHLVRPAAGDRWTVIDAGADDPETVVRAGRASAVLVVPGDLLSAPLQGRAPSFEVVVEGAEYGTTGRILSDLRAVLPAMAGRVGAMALGPLGAAAGTGGPTAAPGTGLPFRVRYVYGGPGMKLTDHLAPGLLAYLAFFFVFLLTAAAFLRERQRGTLVRMPTSPLRPGEVVAGYMAGFSLLALAQAAVVVAVVVWGLGVQYRGSLAWVVVVELLVTLGASSLGIFLSTFARNELQVMQFIPLVIIPQALLCGLIVSVQLLPGLLRLLAYIMPLTYATTALTDVMIRGLGGKAIWAHLAALAAFAAVFVVLAARAVRRV from the coding sequence ATGAACGTGAGCTCAACCTCGGGAACGAGTCATCCGCCCGGCGGGTGGGGGGCGAGCCTGCGGCGGACTCAGGCTGTCGCCGTGCGGGTGATGCGCCAGTTGTGGCGAGACAGACGAACCCTGGCCCTCATGTTTGTCATCCCCGTGTTACTCATGTTGTTGATAACGTACCTGCTCGAAGGCCCGTCGGAAGCGCCCACGGTGGCCGTCGTGGCGCCCACCCAACGGCTCGCCGGCTGGGCGGTTCAGCACCTCGTCCGTCCGGCCGCCGGAGACAGGTGGACGGTCATCGACGCCGGGGCCGATGATCCCGAGACGGTCGTGCGGGCAGGACGGGCGTCTGCCGTGCTGGTGGTGCCCGGCGACCTGCTGAGCGCGCCACTGCAGGGGCGGGCCCCTTCGTTCGAGGTGGTGGTCGAAGGGGCGGAGTATGGCACCACCGGCCGCATCCTCAGTGACCTGCGGGCCGTGCTCCCCGCCATGGCCGGCCGTGTGGGGGCCATGGCGCTGGGGCCGTTGGGCGCGGCTGCCGGGACGGGGGGCCCAACCGCAGCCCCAGGCACGGGCCTGCCGTTTCGGGTGCGCTATGTGTACGGCGGTCCCGGGATGAAGCTGACCGATCACCTGGCGCCCGGGCTTCTTGCATACCTGGCGTTTTTCTTCGTCTTCCTGCTGACGGCCGCCGCTTTCCTGCGAGAACGCCAGCGTGGGACCCTCGTGCGCATGCCGACGTCGCCGCTCCGGCCCGGCGAGGTGGTGGCCGGGTACATGGCAGGGTTCAGCCTGCTGGCGCTTGCTCAGGCGGCGGTGGTGGTCGCGGTGGTGGTGTGGGGGCTTGGCGTGCAGTACCGGGGGAGCCTTGCGTGGGTCGTGGTCGTGGAGCTCCTGGTGACCCTCGGAGCGTCGAGCCTGGGGATCTTCCTCTCCACTTTCGCCCGAAACGAGCTGCAGGTGATGCAGTTCATCCCGCTCGTCATCATCCCCCAGGCGCTTTTGTGCGGGCTCATCGTGAGCGTGCAACTGCTGCCGGGTCTGCTGCGGCTGCTGGCGTACATCATGCCACTCACCTACGCGACGACCGCCCTTACCGACGTCATGATCCGGGGTCTGGGAGGCAAGGCCATCTGGGCTCATCTGGCGGCACTCGCCGCCTTTGCGGCCGTCTTCGTGGTGCTCGCCGCGAGGGCCGTGCGGCGGGTGTGA
- a CDS encoding MFS transporter, translated as MALATLPLLNRLSRRLGTRRTFQLGMLLVAVAALLFFPAHLFAVAPALVRGAIVMAVAGFGFGALLTLPNVMVAEIARDDAARTGEQREGMYFAVQGVINQAVIALSGLVLGLLLEYLGDTADRPLGVQLVSPVAALIALVGASLLNRYPLGEPARESREAPSP; from the coding sequence GTGGCACTGGCCACGCTGCCGCTGCTCAACCGCCTGAGCCGGCGGCTGGGCACCCGGCGGACGTTCCAGTTGGGGATGCTGCTGGTGGCCGTCGCGGCGCTCCTGTTCTTCCCGGCTCATCTTTTCGCCGTCGCCCCGGCCCTCGTGCGGGGCGCCATCGTGATGGCGGTGGCCGGCTTCGGATTCGGGGCGCTGCTCACCCTGCCCAACGTGATGGTAGCGGAGATTGCCCGTGATGATGCCGCCCGAACGGGAGAGCAGCGAGAGGGCATGTACTTCGCGGTGCAAGGGGTCATCAACCAGGCAGTCATCGCCCTGTCGGGCTTGGTGCTCGGGCTGCTCTTGGAATACCTGGGCGACACCGCCGACCGCCCGCTCGGCGTGCAGCTCGTGAGCCCCGTCGCCGCCCTCATCGCACTGGTCGGCGCCTCGCTCCTCAACCGCTACCCGCTGGGGGAGCCGGCGCGGGAATCGCGGGAAGCGCCGTCGCCCTGA
- a CDS encoding ISNCY family transposase codes for MKGDVFLRPDEAQRIPVLERLLKGEITVWEGAQALGLSERHVLRLKHAFAQHGAAILAHKNRGRRPSHAVPDAVRQTVLGLALDVYRDASCQHMAELLAEYHQVHLSAKTIARILKAAGIPLAHTHKAARRRRSRERMPQAGALVQVDASPFAWLEDRGPHLCLHGAIDDATSQILGLWFLLTEQLMGYLQVLRQILQHHGVPVRLYSDRHTLFFSPKQGRLSIDEELAGQTIPLTQFGQALQALGIVHIPARSPQAKGRIERLWQTLQSRLVTELRIARVRTLDDANHFLPGFIERFNRRFAVAPKDPQPAFRPAPNAHELLTILALRETRKASAGSTISFQGKTYQLLDAHRHVVPLTPRRTVTVLTGLDGVRRALYAGQVYTLQELDVVTPPPLPNPTPVTAPPPSPRPTSRPPATHPWRRPFKDMRVPRSSALYT; via the coding sequence ATGAAGGGTGACGTCTTCTTGCGTCCCGACGAGGCCCAGCGCATTCCCGTGCTCGAGCGTCTGCTCAAAGGCGAGATCACGGTATGGGAAGGAGCTCAAGCCCTCGGACTGTCCGAACGCCATGTCCTACGTCTCAAGCACGCCTTCGCCCAGCACGGGGCTGCCATCCTGGCCCACAAAAACCGCGGCCGCCGACCCAGCCATGCGGTCCCCGACGCCGTGCGCCAAACCGTCCTGGGTCTGGCGCTGGATGTCTACCGGGATGCGAGCTGCCAGCACATGGCCGAACTCCTGGCCGAGTACCATCAGGTCCATCTCAGTGCCAAGACCATCGCCCGCATCCTCAAGGCGGCCGGGATTCCCTTGGCCCATACCCACAAAGCGGCCCGCCGGCGCCGCTCCCGGGAGCGGATGCCCCAAGCCGGCGCCTTGGTCCAGGTCGACGCCAGCCCGTTTGCCTGGCTGGAAGACCGCGGTCCTCACCTCTGCTTGCATGGGGCCATCGACGATGCCACCAGTCAGATTCTGGGCCTTTGGTTTCTCCTCACCGAGCAACTGATGGGCTATCTCCAGGTCCTCCGCCAGATCCTCCAGCACCACGGCGTGCCCGTGCGCCTCTACTCCGACCGCCACACCCTGTTCTTCTCCCCCAAGCAGGGCCGGCTGTCCATCGACGAGGAACTGGCTGGCCAGACGATCCCACTGACCCAGTTCGGTCAGGCCCTGCAGGCCCTCGGGATCGTCCATATCCCGGCCCGTTCCCCCCAAGCCAAAGGCCGCATCGAACGCCTCTGGCAAACCCTCCAAAGCCGCCTGGTAACCGAGCTGCGCATTGCCCGCGTCCGCACCCTGGACGATGCCAACCACTTCCTGCCCGGGTTCATCGAACGCTTCAACCGCCGCTTTGCGGTCGCCCCGAAAGACCCCCAGCCCGCCTTCCGTCCTGCCCCCAATGCCCATGAGCTTCTCACTATCCTGGCCTTGCGGGAGACGCGCAAGGCCTCCGCCGGCTCCACGATCAGCTTCCAGGGCAAGACCTATCAGCTGCTGGATGCGCACCGCCACGTGGTGCCCCTGACGCCCCGCCGGACGGTCACCGTACTGACCGGCCTGGACGGCGTGCGACGCGCACTCTATGCCGGCCAGGTCTATACCCTGCAGGAACTGGACGTCGTTACGCCCCCACCACTGCCTAACCCCACACCGGTGACGGCCCCGCCGCCATCGCCCCGCCCTACCTCTCGCCCGCCAGCCACGCACCCGTGGCGCCGGCCCTTCAAGGACATGCGCGTCCCACGCTCCTCCGCTCTGTACACTTAG